A DNA window from Undibacterium sp. YM2 contains the following coding sequences:
- a CDS encoding transporter substrate-binding domain-containing protein, which yields MSQSVYAQEPITVAWRIKPPHQYLENGVEKGVLLERAKQVFSNAQIPHRFVEEPAKRIWSNFSGGTKNYCSFGWYRIPEREALVQFSEVFHTDPPHTLLVSPVAAKQVAAHRTLKSLMSDPSLTLGIVDAVSYGPELDAMFTTTKNKVERSTTLPMIMARMVAANRASYMLIDREDWEYLKDKEESLSQTTQMDLQGMPAGLNRYIVCSKDVTAEQMRKINTALLKIYPVRK from the coding sequence ATGAGTCAAAGTGTATATGCACAAGAACCCATCACAGTTGCCTGGCGCATCAAACCGCCGCATCAATACCTGGAAAATGGTGTGGAAAAAGGCGTATTGCTTGAGCGTGCCAAACAGGTCTTCAGCAATGCGCAAATCCCGCACCGTTTTGTCGAAGAACCGGCAAAACGTATATGGAGTAATTTTTCCGGCGGCACCAAGAATTATTGCTCATTTGGCTGGTACCGTATCCCGGAGAGAGAAGCCCTGGTGCAGTTTTCCGAAGTCTTTCATACTGATCCGCCGCATACCCTGCTGGTCAGCCCGGTTGCCGCCAAACAGGTCGCAGCACACCGCACACTGAAGTCACTGATGTCCGACCCCAGCCTGACGCTGGGCATCGTTGATGCAGTCTCTTATGGCCCTGAACTGGATGCCATGTTTACGACCACTAAAAACAAGGTCGAACGCAGCACTACCCTGCCCATGATCATGGCCCGCATGGTAGCTGCCAATCGCGCATCCTATATGCTGATAGACAGGGAAGACTGGGAATACCTGAAGGACAAGGAAGAAAGCCTGAGTCAGACCACGCAAATGGATTTGCAAGGCATGCCTGCAGGCTTGAACCGCTACATTGTTTGCAGCAAGGATGTCACAGCAGAGCAAATGCGCAAGATCAATACGGCTTTGCTCAAGATTTACCCGGTGAGAAAATAA
- a CDS encoding zf-HC2 domain-containing protein, with amino-acid sequence MNTKTNQAHQSDEPDHSQVQGLLPWYANNTLQADEQQLVRAHLQTCTACQDDLQWQQKLKAGEPAASTVPNVDRALARLLPKLDVQVQAAKVNNTNNFMARLWTLFTADGKAPARWGMAVMAAQTAVIVGLVAFMALPRQDDSSYRVLGSGERSSGNIVVVFKPETTVKDIQRIMSINDARIIDGPTVTNAYLLNVDDARLEQSIRELRSEVGIELVESLGSGAAK; translated from the coding sequence ATGAACACGAAAACTAACCAGGCCCATCAATCTGATGAGCCTGACCATAGCCAGGTGCAGGGCTTGTTGCCCTGGTATGCCAACAATACCCTGCAAGCTGATGAACAGCAGTTGGTACGAGCGCATTTGCAAACCTGCACTGCATGTCAGGATGACCTGCAATGGCAACAAAAGCTGAAGGCTGGTGAACCGGCGGCAAGTACAGTTCCCAATGTGGATAGAGCCCTCGCCCGTCTTTTACCAAAGCTGGATGTGCAAGTACAAGCAGCCAAAGTTAACAATACCAATAACTTCATGGCACGCTTGTGGACGCTGTTTACTGCGGATGGCAAGGCTCCTGCGCGTTGGGGAATGGCAGTCATGGCAGCACAAACTGCCGTCATTGTCGGACTGGTCGCGTTTATGGCACTGCCCAGGCAGGACGACAGCAGTTATCGCGTACTTGGCAGCGGTGAGCGTTCTTCCGGTAATATTGTGGTTGTATTCAAACCAGAAACCACAGTCAAAGATATACAACGCATCATGTCCATCAACGACGCCCGCATCATCGATGGCCCGACCGTCACCAATGCCTACCTGCTCAATGTCGATGATGCCAGGCTGGAGCAAAGCATCAGGGAACTGCGCTCTGAGGTGGGGATAGAGCTGGTTGAATCCCTGGGTTCGGGAGCTGCAAAATGA
- a CDS encoding AraC family transcriptional regulator: MTLSWQSTLTVSAHFLHGMLHFVRTHHGEKVAAQVLASAAIPQSLLHQPDARLTRQQYVALYRTVAATLDDEMLGLWSRPIRTGTLKYLMLSLLDAPTVLVALNRFVRFWNLLLDDYRLQISTKNNLVRLALVERAPGTQVTPLGHELMIKLIHGIASWLLGREINLHRVEFSFARPRHVEDYAFLYPGELCFDAGMTSIYFSYQDCAELFKREKHELWAFLKRAPEDWTFSAFHRASLVAKTREYLEPHIAQPVTIQDLAKVLHTSVRTLNRRFAEEGTHFQAVKDGLRRDIAVHRLTNSNVGVAALAFDLGFFDATGFCRAFKHWTGSSPSDYRKGSRQDE; encoded by the coding sequence ATGACGTTATCCTGGCAAAGCACTCTTACTGTTTCGGCCCACTTCCTGCATGGCATGCTGCACTTCGTGCGTACCCATCATGGAGAAAAAGTGGCCGCGCAGGTACTGGCGAGCGCGGCTATCCCCCAGTCTCTGCTCCACCAGCCTGATGCGCGGCTGACACGTCAGCAATACGTCGCGCTGTACAGGACAGTTGCGGCGACACTGGATGACGAGATGCTGGGCTTGTGGTCCCGGCCTATTCGCACTGGTACCCTGAAGTACCTCATGCTCAGCCTGCTGGATGCACCAACCGTGCTGGTCGCTTTGAATCGTTTTGTCCGTTTCTGGAATCTGCTGCTGGATGATTACCGGCTGCAGATTTCAACCAAAAATAATCTGGTAAGGCTGGCTCTGGTGGAAAGAGCGCCCGGTACACAGGTCACTCCACTCGGGCATGAGTTGATGATAAAGCTGATACACGGCATTGCATCCTGGTTGCTTGGCAGGGAGATCAACCTGCACCGGGTCGAGTTCAGCTTTGCCAGGCCCAGGCATGTGGAGGATTATGCCTTCCTGTATCCCGGCGAGCTGTGCTTCGATGCTGGCATGACGAGTATTTATTTTTCATACCAGGATTGTGCTGAGCTGTTCAAACGCGAGAAGCACGAGCTATGGGCATTCCTGAAACGTGCGCCGGAAGACTGGACCTTCAGTGCATTTCACCGCGCTTCGCTTGTGGCCAAAACGCGCGAATACCTTGAACCGCATATTGCCCAGCCAGTGACAATACAGGATCTAGCAAAGGTATTGCATACTTCGGTGCGCACTCTGAACCGCCGATTTGCAGAGGAAGGAACACATTTCCAGGCAGTGAAAGATGGGCTGCGACGCGATATTGCCGTCCACAGGCTGACAAATTCAAACGTGGGAGTAGCAGCGCTGGCTTTTGATCTGGGCTTTTTCGATGCCACTGGTTTTTGCCGCGCATTTAAACACTGGACTGGCAGTAGCCCTTCTGATTATCGCAAGGGCAGCCGTCAGGATGAATAA
- a CDS encoding S8 family serine peptidase — MKARWNINWTNSLSKFGLCLFLALTAVAGTKPASADTVVEQEQNTAKEPEAKRRILVMLHLPAPHFRPDVSYSGGYSNDVSRSARRRIAEELARVHGLKLLEDWPMPVLNVDCFVMEESDAISEEQTIANLSKDARVAWVQTINTFDAQAKSDPLFPVQPANKYWQLDEIRKIATGRNVVVAVIDSGVEIKHPDLAGQISLNQNFIDNNPYVGENHGTGVAGVIAARAGNGVGIEGIAPNTHVMALRACWQEPENKTRCNSFTLGKALNFALTQGVQVINMSLSGPPDRLLKQLLDAAISRNIKIVGAMDPNRADGGFPASHPGVFAVADSKTRLLTNDILVAPGRDIPTTAPGARWSFVSGSSYSAAHISGMMALLSELKPSASLAQIRADLVVNPVNQGDANISGQVNLCATLSRLTNKCACSCHLTPSSATAAHQP, encoded by the coding sequence ATGAAAGCACGCTGGAATATAAACTGGACCAATAGCCTGAGTAAATTCGGCCTTTGCCTTTTTCTCGCTTTGACAGCAGTAGCAGGCACCAAGCCAGCCAGCGCAGACACTGTCGTCGAACAGGAACAGAACACAGCAAAGGAACCTGAAGCCAAGCGCCGGATACTGGTCATGCTGCACTTGCCTGCCCCGCATTTTCGCCCGGATGTCAGCTATAGCGGCGGTTACAGCAATGATGTCAGCCGCAGCGCACGCCGCCGCATCGCTGAAGAACTGGCACGTGTACATGGCCTGAAACTGCTGGAAGACTGGCCCATGCCAGTGCTGAATGTGGATTGCTTTGTCATGGAAGAAAGCGATGCCATCTCTGAAGAACAGACCATCGCCAACCTGAGCAAGGATGCCCGTGTAGCCTGGGTGCAGACCATCAACACCTTTGATGCACAGGCAAAAAGTGACCCGCTATTCCCGGTCCAGCCTGCGAATAAATACTGGCAGCTTGATGAAATACGCAAGATTGCGACTGGCCGCAATGTGGTAGTTGCTGTCATCGACAGTGGCGTAGAAATCAAGCACCCTGATCTTGCCGGGCAAATCTCGCTGAATCAAAACTTCATTGATAATAATCCTTATGTCGGTGAGAACCATGGCACAGGCGTGGCGGGCGTTATCGCCGCGCGTGCTGGCAATGGCGTGGGTATAGAAGGCATCGCGCCGAATACGCATGTCATGGCCCTCAGAGCCTGCTGGCAAGAGCCAGAAAATAAAACCAGATGCAATAGCTTCACCCTGGGCAAGGCTCTCAATTTCGCCCTGACACAGGGCGTGCAAGTGATTAACATGAGTTTGTCTGGCCCGCCAGACCGCCTGCTGAAGCAATTGCTCGATGCTGCCATTTCCCGCAATATCAAGATAGTCGGCGCCATGGACCCCAACCGTGCCGATGGTGGCTTCCCGGCTTCACATCCTGGTGTGTTTGCGGTAGCTGACAGCAAAACCAGGTTGCTGACGAATGACATACTGGTAGCACCAGGGCGTGATATTCCTACGACTGCGCCGGGGGCACGCTGGAGCTTTGTTTCTGGCTCGTCTTATTCGGCCGCGCATATCTCGGGCATGATGGCCTTGCTCAGTGAACTGAAGCCATCGGCCAGCCTTGCGCAAATACGTGCAGACCTGGTGGTCAATCCTGTGAATCAGGGTGACGCCAATATCAGCGGGCAAGTCAACCTGTGCGCAACTCTCAGCAGGCTGACAAATAAATGTGCCTGCTCTTGCCATTTGACGCCCTCTTCAGCAACAGCAGCACATCAACCCTAG
- a CDS encoding fused MFS/spermidine synthase encodes MKKPRQSLSSLFLKQVPAAERAHIRCLEEIQKAHEGRPFHVDDGNLRIMYLNPKCMQSVMKLDAPDELVCAYSRTVMGLLMFHPQPRHILLIGLGGGSLVKYCYRHLPDCRITVLEINADVIAMRELFMLPPDDERLQVIHCDAVTHLQDNTYDADVLLLDAYDENGLVADLNTAEFYAICHANLVENGIMVANVWGKPSALAGMLSRLRQQFARQVSWTRSPDSYNLIVYAIKGALNQVNEHTIKALSDQHPSLQFSSLQDKLLSLPLSADYADPEEELAALKLSLSTIMVPDANVPQNYADWKKQAAQ; translated from the coding sequence ATGAAAAAACCCCGGCAAAGCCTGTCCAGCCTGTTCCTGAAGCAGGTGCCAGCAGCTGAGCGCGCGCATATCCGCTGTCTCGAAGAAATACAAAAAGCGCACGAGGGCCGCCCCTTTCATGTCGATGATGGCAATCTGCGTATCATGTATCTGAACCCCAAGTGCATGCAAAGCGTGATGAAACTGGATGCGCCGGATGAACTGGTCTGCGCCTACTCACGCACGGTCATGGGCTTGCTCATGTTCCACCCGCAGCCTCGTCATATCCTGTTGATAGGTCTGGGCGGTGGCTCACTGGTTAAATACTGCTATCGCCATTTGCCAGACTGCCGCATCACCGTGCTGGAAATCAATGCCGACGTGATCGCCATGCGTGAGTTGTTCATGCTGCCGCCGGACGATGAACGCCTGCAAGTCATCCATTGCGATGCAGTGACCCACTTGCAAGACAATACTTATGATGCCGACGTCTTGCTGCTGGATGCCTATGATGAAAATGGTCTGGTAGCGGACTTGAACACGGCAGAATTTTATGCGATCTGCCATGCCAATCTGGTGGAGAATGGCATCATGGTTGCCAATGTCTGGGGCAAGCCCAGTGCCCTGGCTGGCATGCTCAGCCGCTTGCGCCAGCAGTTTGCACGCCAGGTCAGTTGGACGCGTTCACCTGACAGCTACAACCTCATTGTGTATGCCATCAAGGGTGCATTGAATCAGGTCAATGAACATACAATAAAGGCTTTGTCAGACCAGCATCCATCCTTGCAATTTTCTTCATTGCAGGACAAGCTGCTCAGCCTGCCCTTGTCTGCCGATTACGCTGATCCAGAAGAAGAACTGGCAGCACTCAAACTAAGCCTGTCAACCATCATGGTGCCAGACGCCAATGTCCCGCAAAACTATGCAGACTGGAAAAAGCAGGCTGCCCAATAA
- a CDS encoding TorF family putative porin, producing the protein MLKSCVILIFSIFALAGKACAQVSGSITLASDYSYRGISLSNEQPVAQLNLVYDAPDGWYAGAFGSKVKLNGNSSDGEQILLYSGFSQRLRSGLIWEAGATAALFPKSTDLNYGEVFTGLMFDNLSARIYYSPNYIGLNSKTLYLEANADYQLQERLDLFSHIGWLVYPDGKVGQVNRNRVDVRIGVGSNFSSWKLQLAYGITRPQQSYGTGKYQNNSRNSLVFSASYLF; encoded by the coding sequence TTGCTTAAATCTTGCGTGATCCTGATCTTTTCCATCTTTGCTCTTGCTGGCAAGGCATGCGCACAAGTCAGTGGCAGTATCACGCTTGCTTCCGACTATAGCTATCGCGGTATCTCGCTGAGTAACGAGCAGCCGGTGGCGCAATTAAACCTGGTCTATGATGCGCCAGACGGCTGGTATGCCGGTGCTTTCGGCTCAAAAGTTAAACTGAATGGGAATAGCAGTGATGGTGAACAAATCTTGCTGTATTCAGGATTTTCTCAACGGCTGCGCAGCGGCTTGATCTGGGAGGCTGGCGCTACTGCGGCACTTTTCCCCAAATCTACCGACCTTAATTACGGCGAAGTGTTTACCGGTCTGATGTTCGATAATCTCAGCGCAAGAATTTATTACTCTCCCAATTACATTGGACTTAATAGCAAGACCCTGTATCTGGAAGCCAATGCAGACTACCAGTTGCAAGAGCGTCTGGATCTGTTTTCCCACATAGGCTGGCTGGTTTATCCAGATGGTAAAGTCGGGCAGGTCAACCGCAACCGCGTGGATGTGCGCATAGGGGTAGGCAGCAATTTCTCTTCCTGGAAGTTGCAACTGGCTTACGGCATCACCAGACCACAGCAAAGTTACGGCACAGGAAAGTACCAGAACAATTCCCGCAACAGCCTGGTATTCAGCGCCAGCTATTTATTCTGA
- a CDS encoding RNA polymerase sigma factor: protein MFENWGWRGKTDKKRPDTPEAQEVELITLIANADRQAFEALYRLYFGRLARFLDKMTRDTHLIEEIVNDTMLVVWQKAPSFNHTSRVSTWVFAIAYRQALKAINSFDEAVESDFEHHAAETRYEPEHQMSAQQLDADLSRALRALPMEQRVVVSLTYYHEMGYKEIAETMECPVNTVKTRMFHARQRLRFMLSDSMEEIL, encoded by the coding sequence ATGTTTGAGAATTGGGGATGGCGAGGTAAAACTGACAAGAAACGTCCAGATACCCCGGAAGCGCAGGAAGTTGAATTGATCACTTTGATTGCAAACGCCGATCGCCAGGCGTTTGAGGCCTTGTATCGTCTGTACTTTGGCAGGCTGGCCAGGTTTCTGGACAAAATGACACGTGATACGCATCTGATAGAAGAAATAGTCAACGATACAATGCTGGTCGTCTGGCAAAAAGCGCCCAGCTTTAACCATACTTCCCGCGTATCCACCTGGGTATTTGCGATAGCCTATCGCCAGGCCTTGAAAGCCATCAACAGTTTTGATGAAGCAGTCGAATCCGATTTTGAACATCATGCAGCAGAGACCAGATACGAGCCAGAACATCAGATGTCAGCCCAGCAGCTTGATGCCGACCTGAGCCGCGCCCTGCGTGCCCTGCCCATGGAACAACGCGTTGTCGTCAGCCTCACTTATTATCATGAGATGGGATACAAGGAAATCGCTGAAACCATGGAATGCCCGGTCAATACCGTCAAGACCCGGATGTTCCACGCCAGACAGCGTTTGAGATTCATGCTTTCCGACAGCATGGAGGAAATATTATGA
- a CDS encoding GNAT family N-acetyltransferase, with amino-acid sequence MIKGSCFHLRHVRKEDVMTLLDLMNHPDAKGDFLSQELMLPGVAEKKFEDESRSKEQVETFLIIDENEKIIGRVFHFKTVPYFNSREIGYGMFVKNLHGKGIMTEAVKLLRNYLFSTMLINRLEIHMNTDNIASEKVAINCGFQKEGIARGATFSRGKHRDIAMYALLRDEWEKLA; translated from the coding sequence ATGATCAAAGGAAGTTGCTTTCACCTGCGCCACGTCAGGAAAGAAGATGTCATGACCTTGCTGGACTTGATGAATCACCCCGATGCCAAGGGTGATTTTTTGTCCCAGGAATTGATGTTGCCAGGTGTGGCAGAGAAGAAATTTGAAGATGAATCACGTTCCAAAGAGCAGGTCGAGACGTTTTTGATCATTGATGAAAATGAGAAAATCATAGGCCGTGTTTTCCATTTCAAGACTGTACCTTATTTCAATTCCCGCGAAATCGGTTATGGCATGTTCGTCAAGAACCTGCACGGTAAAGGCATCATGACCGAGGCTGTCAAATTACTCAGGAATTATCTGTTCAGTACGATGCTCATCAACCGTCTTGAAATTCACATGAACACTGACAATATCGCTTCAGAAAAAGTGGCGATCAATTGTGGCTTTCAAAAAGAAGGCATTGCACGCGGTGCCACATTCTCACGTGGCAAACACCGCGATATCGCCATGTACGCATTGCTCAGAGATGAGTGGGAAAAGCTGGCTTAG
- the fabF gene encoding beta-ketoacyl-ACP synthase II, with the protein MNTRRIVVTGMGMVSPLGCGVETVWQRLLNGHSGLALLPEEVTEGIAAKVAGVVPDLSPDRPWGFDPALSVEPKDHKKMDRFSLFALAAAQEALIQARWQPGTDSERERTATIVGSGVGGFGAIVDAVRTTDGRGPKRLSPFTVPSFLANMAAGHISIRHGFRGPLGAPVTACAASAQAIGDAARLIRAGEADIALCGGAEACIDRVSFGAFAAARTMSTNFNEHPTQASRPFDMERDGFVMGEGAGMLVIEELEHALRRGATPIAELLGYGTSADAYHMTSPPADGDGGRRAMELAIRQAGLVPGQIGHLNAHATSTPVGDISELAAIKAIFGSDRGPAVSATKSSTGHLLGAAGGVEAIFTVLALRDQMAPPTLNLAQQDPAADGIVIVTGAARKIATDYAISNGFGFGGVNASLVFRRF; encoded by the coding sequence GTGAATACAAGACGAATTGTCGTGACAGGCATGGGTATGGTGTCGCCGCTGGGCTGTGGTGTCGAAACTGTATGGCAACGCCTCTTGAATGGGCATTCAGGCTTGGCTTTACTGCCTGAAGAAGTCACTGAAGGGATAGCAGCCAAAGTCGCTGGTGTCGTGCCCGACTTGTCGCCAGACCGCCCCTGGGGATTTGACCCTGCCCTCTCCGTGGAACCCAAGGACCACAAGAAAATGGACAGGTTCAGCCTGTTTGCCCTGGCCGCAGCGCAAGAGGCTTTGATCCAGGCGCGCTGGCAACCCGGCACCGACAGTGAACGTGAAAGAACGGCCACCATCGTCGGCTCAGGCGTGGGCGGGTTCGGTGCCATCGTCGATGCCGTGAGAACCACTGATGGTCGTGGACCAAAACGGCTTTCGCCTTTTACCGTCCCGAGTTTTCTGGCCAATATGGCAGCTGGACACATTTCCATACGCCATGGCTTTCGTGGCCCATTGGGCGCACCTGTCACCGCCTGCGCCGCCAGCGCGCAGGCGATTGGTGATGCAGCGCGTCTGATACGTGCAGGTGAAGCTGATATTGCCTTGTGTGGCGGGGCCGAGGCCTGCATTGACCGTGTCAGCTTTGGCGCATTCGCTGCCGCAAGAACCATGTCCACCAACTTTAATGAACATCCCACCCAGGCATCGCGCCCCTTCGATATGGAGCGTGACGGCTTTGTCATGGGAGAAGGAGCAGGCATGCTGGTCATTGAAGAACTCGAACATGCCTTGCGCCGTGGTGCCACGCCAATCGCTGAGCTGCTGGGCTATGGCACCAGCGCTGACGCGTATCACATGACTTCTCCGCCCGCTGACGGCGACGGTGGCCGACGCGCCATGGAACTGGCGATACGCCAAGCCGGGCTAGTGCCCGGACAGATCGGGCATTTGAACGCCCACGCAACATCCACACCAGTCGGCGACATCAGTGAGCTGGCCGCCATCAAGGCAATATTCGGGAGTGATCGCGGCCCCGCTGTATCTGCCACCAAATCATCAACAGGACATTTGCTAGGAGCAGCAGGCGGTGTGGAAGCGATCTTCACCGTACTTGCCCTGCGTGACCAGATGGCACCGCCGACATTAAACCTGGCACAGCAAGATCCGGCAGCGGATGGCATAGTCATAGTCACCGGAGCGGCCCGTAAAATAGCAACGGACTATGCCATCTCCAATGGCTTCGGTTTTGGTGGTGTCAATGCCAGCCTGGTATTTCGTCGATTTTGA
- the phaP gene encoding phasin family protein (Members of this family are phasins (small proteins associated with inclusions such as PHA granules). Note that several different families of phasins have been named PhaP despite very little sequence similarity to each other.) encodes MSLLTEQLSSAAQNQLAKQIAVFQAWSHLAFGSLEKLIALNFNTAKQSLENANSATHELFAVKQAQELLDLSRSQAQPQFEKILSYGRELAAISIDTRTELWQIVSKQGNAEIVTTVAVATPALKAAPAAVTKSVVAKPAVTKPAVKKLAAKPIAATKQLTLLAEPEVKNAKTPAKPKAVAKVAEKPVAKVADKAPAAKAEVKPAVAKPSEVKPETAKPVVAKSSKAAKTEAAKKPLKTSTTTVEAAPAPVPVVTPAEPLPAATTSTIEKTLDKKTTPAKKPAAKTEATETTTATKADNKPAASTEKKSAVKFPFPATPNLKKAPGFPANNGKPAYKAKSSAATGAKKPVRQ; translated from the coding sequence ATGTCTTTGCTTACTGAACAATTATCATCTGCTGCCCAGAATCAATTGGCGAAACAAATTGCCGTTTTCCAGGCCTGGTCACATCTGGCCTTTGGCAGTCTGGAAAAGCTGATCGCCCTGAATTTCAATACCGCCAAACAATCACTGGAAAATGCAAATAGCGCGACCCATGAACTGTTTGCGGTCAAACAAGCGCAAGAATTGCTGGACTTGAGCCGCTCGCAGGCTCAGCCACAATTTGAAAAAATCCTGTCTTATGGCCGCGAACTGGCCGCCATCAGCATCGATACCCGCACAGAATTGTGGCAAATCGTCAGCAAGCAAGGCAATGCTGAAATAGTCACTACAGTTGCCGTTGCTACGCCAGCCCTTAAAGCCGCGCCTGCCGCAGTTACAAAATCAGTCGTTGCAAAACCAGCCGTTACAAAACCAGCGGTCAAAAAACTCGCTGCCAAACCTATTGCAGCGACCAAGCAATTGACTTTGCTGGCTGAGCCAGAAGTCAAAAACGCAAAAACACCTGCCAAACCGAAAGCTGTTGCCAAGGTGGCAGAAAAGCCGGTAGCCAAAGTCGCGGACAAAGCACCTGCGGCGAAAGCAGAAGTAAAACCGGCTGTAGCGAAACCATCTGAAGTCAAGCCAGAAACGGCCAAACCAGTAGTGGCAAAATCAAGCAAAGCAGCCAAAACTGAAGCTGCAAAAAAACCTTTGAAAACCAGCACAACAACAGTTGAAGCTGCACCAGCTCCCGTTCCAGTCGTCACGCCGGCAGAACCATTGCCAGCAGCAACGACATCTACCATAGAAAAAACTTTGGACAAGAAAACTACCCCGGCTAAAAAGCCAGCAGCAAAAACTGAGGCTACAGAAACTACCACAGCAACAAAAGCAGATAACAAACCTGCCGCCAGTACTGAGAAAAAATCTGCTGTGAAATTTCCATTTCCAGCCACGCCAAATTTGAAGAAGGCACCTGGCTTTCCAGCCAATAACGGCAAACCAGCCTACAAGGCAAAATCCAGCGCCGCCACAGGTGCGAAGAAGCCAGTTCGTCAGTAA
- a CDS encoding PA4780 family RIO1-like protein kinase, whose protein sequence is MKTPKRLQPLQEEGLIDEVMRQLMSGKEATVYVVRCGEEIRCAKVYKEASQRSFKNAASYQEGRKVKNSRQARAMEKGTRYGRKMQEEVWQNAEVDALYRLAAAGVKVPRPYICHEGVLLMDLVTDADGNAAPRLNDVELTPELARQYHAQLLHQVVLMLCAGVIHGDLSEFNILVDEEGPVIIDLPQAIDAASNTEAGVMLERDVNNLATYFGQFAPELNGTKFGKEIWKLYTAGLLTPETVLTGIVAQDTRPVDLGAVMEEIESAIFEEKERQRRLLET, encoded by the coding sequence ATGAAAACACCAAAACGACTGCAGCCCCTGCAGGAAGAAGGTTTGATCGACGAAGTCATGCGCCAGCTCATGAGTGGCAAGGAAGCCACCGTATATGTCGTGCGCTGTGGCGAAGAAATTCGTTGCGCCAAGGTCTATAAAGAAGCCAGCCAGCGCAGCTTTAAAAACGCCGCTTCTTATCAGGAAGGCCGCAAGGTCAAGAACAGCCGTCAGGCCCGCGCCATGGAAAAAGGCACGCGCTATGGCCGCAAGATGCAGGAAGAAGTCTGGCAAAACGCCGAAGTCGATGCCCTGTATCGTCTCGCTGCCGCCGGTGTCAAAGTCCCCAGGCCGTATATCTGCCATGAAGGCGTATTGTTGATGGACCTGGTGACAGATGCCGACGGCAATGCCGCGCCCCGCCTCAACGATGTGGAATTGACGCCAGAGCTGGCACGCCAATACCACGCCCAGTTATTGCATCAGGTTGTGCTGATGTTATGTGCCGGTGTCATTCATGGCGATTTGTCTGAATTCAATATCCTCGTCGATGAAGAAGGACCGGTGATTATCGATCTGCCGCAGGCGATAGATGCCGCCAGCAATACCGAAGCAGGCGTCATGCTGGAACGCGATGTGAACAATCTGGCGACCTATTTTGGCCAGTTTGCACCTGAGCTCAATGGTACAAAGTTTGGCAAGGAAATCTGGAAGCTATATACCGCAGGCTTGCTGACTCCAGAAACGGTATTGACCGGCATCGTCGCACAAGATACCCGCCCGGTTGATCTGGGTGCGGTCATGGAAGAAATCGAGTCTGCCATCTTTGAAGAAAAAGAAAGGCAAAGGCGTTTGCTGGAAACCTAA
- the mrtJ gene encoding JDVT-CTERM system glutamic-type intramembrane protease, whose translation MKQTERSIFSCEEKPLLIHQHCLSMNLISPLFVQQAMCGNQLWTVDAATLLRLLLLAPILEELVVRAGLQQYVIGRFCHSGISAKLIPVLISATAFSVLHMASGWDVVLTVFLPGLLLAMMYQATRDWRLCALTHAVFNGVALGVCMQ comes from the coding sequence TTGAAACAAACGGAGAGGTCTATTTTTTCATGCGAAGAAAAACCTCTTTTAATTCACCAGCATTGCTTATCGATGAACCTTATCTCTCCTCTTTTTGTTCAGCAAGCGATGTGTGGAAATCAGTTGTGGACAGTAGATGCGGCGACTCTGCTGAGGCTCTTGTTGCTGGCACCAATTCTTGAAGAATTGGTTGTGCGCGCCGGTTTGCAGCAATACGTGATAGGCCGGTTTTGTCACTCGGGTATCAGCGCGAAGTTAATACCGGTGCTGATATCTGCAACAGCGTTCAGCGTTTTGCATATGGCATCAGGATGGGACGTAGTACTGACAGTTTTTTTGCCTGGGCTGCTGTTGGCGATGATGTACCAAGCTACGCGTGACTGGCGATTATGTGCGTTGACCCATGCCGTATTCAATGGAGTGGCTCTTGGTGTTTGCATGCAGTAA